From the genome of Gemmatimonadota bacterium:
AAGCATAGGAATCGACAATTGCGCCGCGCGAAACATTGACAAAGGCCGACCCGGGTTGGATGAGATCGAGTTCGCGTTTCCCAATCATACCTCTGGTGCGCGGTGTAAGCGGGGCAACGCAGACAATAACATCGCACTCTGAAAAAATCTTATCCATCGAAGTCTGCGTAAAACCCACAATCTCGGCAATATCGCGGGACAAATACGGATCATAAACCCAGATATCCGTATTAAAAGGACGCAAAAAAGAAATGAGACGGCGGCCCATATGCCCACACCCAATAAGACCCACGCGCTTGTCGGTCAACATACCGCGCATATCGCGGTTTTTAGCGCCAATGGTATCGCCAGCGATAATGCGGCGAAAAGCCGCCCCTGCATTGCGCAACGCAATCAGGATAAGCGCGAGCGCCCATTCGGCAACTGGATAAGACGACCCCTGAGTCGTATCAACCGTGCGGATACCGCGTTCCCAGGCGGCATCGAGATCTATCCGCGCGGCAAAGCGGTCACCTTCCAATTCGCCAACCAACTTCAAATTTGGCGCACTATCCATCACCTCGGCATCGATCTTGGGGCACCCGGAGCATACGACAACAGCATCTACATCCCCAATACAATCAATTAAACCCGCAATAATTCCGGGGTCGCGATGGGCTTCATAAATATTGCCACCCTCGCACTCAAACCAATCCCATGTGGCAAAGGTCTCGAGACGGGCGAGTTCTGCCGGCGGAAAATAGCTATCTCGGACGCGCTTATTAGACGCGAGAAGGACTTTTGGCATAACTAACCTCTTTTCAAATTGGGCATCTTCTCACTTCAACCCCTCACCCGGTATCCACTGTATCTCTATCGGCTCTGCCTCGCCATCATACGAGATTCTAAGCGGCTCCATCAGAGCCTGTAACTCAGACGATGACACAGCATCACTGTTATTACCTTCTGCCAGAGCGACCGTAGCCTGTGTGCGCTCGGGCAAAGCGACAAAGTCCGGATAGTACCACATCGTGAGCACAGTCCTGCGCTGATCTGTCTGATTCGCATGCGAAGCGTGCAACAGGCTGCCATAACCCATCACGAGATCGCCGGCTTTAACGGGAACATCGATCTCGTCATCCACCCGCGAAAACCCCGGATCGTCCGGATTGGCAAATGTTCTGAGTTCATCAGTATGACTCGGAGAAATCTCGTCGTGTAAGGCATGACGCTTGAGATGCGATCCCGGAACCACGCGCAAACACCCATTCTGAGGCACCGTATCGGTCAAATAATACATCAAAAAACACTGAATGGGCTGCGTCGTATAGCTCACCGGATCATCCCAAAAACGACCATCTTCGTGCCAGAACAGCGGTGGACTATGCGGCGGCTTACTGATAATGCGTCCATGCCCAAACTTTGGTTCATCAAACCCGAGTTGTTTCAACGCATTGAGCGCATTGGGATGGGCGATGAGTTCAGCCATAACCGGATACTGATAAGCCATAGCCCAATCGATCATGACCATACTCCCGGTCGTGCGATGCATCTCAAAATGCTCCGGTTCCTGTTCCGAGAGCACATCATCGCTAAAGCGCTGCAATCGATCCACCAGAGAAGAATCGAGAATATTCTCAAACACAAAGAACCCATCACGGGCAAATTGTTCTCGTTTGGAAGACAAGGCAAACCTCCTTGTACACAACATCAATAAACACATCTAATTGGGTATTTGACCAATCCGAAGCCATCTGATTTTCCCACTCTCTTCATCTTCTGAAAAATAAATCTGAATAGCTTTGCCAAGCAAATTTTCTATTGGAACAGCGCCCCAAAATCGACTGTCGTAACTATCGTCCCGATTATCGCCCAAAACAAAAAAGTGCCCATCGGGAACCGTATAAGGACCAAAATTATCTCGCGGGCTATTCTGTTTGTTCCACACTCTCAGATCTTCGTATTTAACGCCTTCAGCATCCTCAAATCGCCTTCCATCCACATATACACCCTTATCTTCTATTTTCACTACTTGCCCTTCAATTGCTATGCATCGTTTGATAAACGCGCGTTTGGAATCCTTTGGAAATTTGAAAATAACCAAATCCCCTGGATCTGGCCGATCAACACCTATCACGCGATCCCTCACAAATGGGATTCTAATTCCATAGGCAGACATACTTGCAAATATGTAATCGCCACTCAAAAAGGTATCTGCCATTGCCATGCTGGGAATACTAAACGTTTTAAGGACACAGGTTCTTAGAAATGGTTTCATGACTATCTCAGAAACGAACAGTATCACAACAATTGCCACCAGATAAACCAACCAGTGATTACATCTTTTCCGCTGAAAATATCGAGTTGATTTTTTTGCTGTTTTGAATGCATCCCAAGCAATGTAAAAATAGATAACCAGGAAACAAAGCATGGCTATCCCAAGATTCAAGGGAGCAATCGCAAGACCTCCTATGATGATGAAGATCGATAAAAACACCCCTCCTGAATAAAGAACATAAAACAGGATACCTTTTTTGAGTTGTCCATTATAAATCTGACCGAGTCCTGGAAATGGAAGTCCCAATAAAATTGCTAACCACCATTTTCTTTCCTGCGTTTTCACACCATCAATCTCCTGCTAAACCTCTGGCAAAGGAACCCTATCATTCGTCTGCATCTGCCATTGACGAATACGCTCGGTCAGATCCTTAATACGGTCCCGGCATTTGGGATCGTCAAAATAATTGACAGTTTCACATGGATCGGTATTGAGATCGTATAGTTCACACTGATCGTGCGCGCTGAGATTGAGTTTCCAGCGGTCGGCGGAAAGAACAGATCGCCAGGGCGTACTCATAGCGGGATTGACCTCTGCCTCACCGGGACGCGGGTGTCCGTCATTGCGGTTCCACTGAATAAAAACATCATTCTCCAATAGTGTCGCATCGCCATTCAGCGCGGACACGCGGCTCTCGCCTTGCAGATGATCGGGAATGGATTCACCCATCAAATCCAGAAGCGTGGGCACGAGATCAATATGTGAAATATTCCCCCCGATCACACGCTGCTGATCGGATAACCAGGGCACATGGATGAGAAGTGGCACCCTGACGGACTCCTCGTACAAAACAGTCTTGCCCAAAATGCCGTGATCGCCCACCATCTCGCCGTGATCGCTGGTAAACACAATAATCGTATTATCCGCCTGCCCGCTCTCCTCAAGCGCAGCGAGAATCTTGCCAACAGAGCGATCAATCAACGTAACATTGCCATAATAGCGCGCGCGAACAGCACGCCAGCCCTCATCTGTGCGAAGATCGTAACCGTATTCTTCGGACTCCATATAATAAGCGGACAAAACGCGATTGAGAAGAGACGCATTAGCCGGCGGCTTCTGGCGAAATGTGGGACCAACGGGAAGTTCTGAAGGATCGTAATAATCGTTTAATGGACCGGTATGCGGTGGATGCGGCTCCAGATAAGAAACAGCCAGCACAAAGGGCTGATCGCCACAGGCGTTTATAAATTGGGCAGCGCGGTCGCCCTGGAAAGACGCCTTGGTAAACGGTTCATCCATACTCGCTTCAACATGACGGGAAAAAACGCGCTGACCTTCGGATTCGGAATTGGGATCAAAACCATTTTCCACGAGAAAATGATGGTAGTCACTGCGGTATGCATGGCGTTCAGAACTCGAAAAAAAACGACGATACGAATCCTCGGTACCAACCCATTCGGAAAAACCGTGCTGCGGAAAAATTTCATCGCCGAGATGCCACTTGCCATTATAACAACAGCGATAATCGGAAGACACCAACTCCGCAATAGTTTGCACATCTCGAGGCAGCGGAACATTGCACGCTGGCACGCGCGCGGTATGCGGATAAAGACCACACAACATCGTAGCGCGCGAGGGACTGCACACGGGCTGGCTGACATAGGCATTCTCAAAGACAAAACTCTTATCCGCAAGCGCATTGAGATGCGGCGTATCAATATGATCATTGCCATAACACCGCATCGTATCCGCGCGCTGTTGATCGGTAAAGATAAATAACAAATTCGGTTTTCTAAGAAATGCGTTCATCATCAAAACCTCCAGCAATCAGCAATCAGCAATCAGCAGTCAGCGGTCAGTTCGCCTAACCACTCAATCTCTCAGCTCCCAAACCCTGACTATTAATTTTTAATTCGTCAATCGCCACTGCGACCTGGGAATCACAACAGCGAGAACAGCGAGAACGACACACCCCGCAATGGCAAACACCGCGCAGTGCAAAAGCGTCTGCGACAGCGCAACATCTGGACCTTCCGCCGACGAAACACCAGCCAGAAGAGCAAGACAAAGCGAAAATGACAAACGCCCAATCAGACTCTGAATCGACAGATACGTCGCGCGATGGTGTTGTTGCAAGCGCGGAACAGTCGCCGCATTGAGAGGCGCAATCATAAGCGCGCGAGGGACAGACCGGAAAGCCAACAAAAGCGCAACAACAGGGTGAAAAAAGAACCCCATCAATGAAATGAGAACAACCTGCACCCCTGCACTGAGCATAAGTGCTGACCGGGTACCGAAATGATCGCGCAGGCGAATACTCTGTTTTGCAAACCACGCGGCAATACCCATCGTCAGCGCCGTGTGTAAACCCGTAAGCAACGGGGTAGAAGCCTGGGCACCAAGCAACTGGATATAGGGCTGATAAAATTCATAGGGGATATGGTTGACAACCGTCATAAAAACGGAAAACAACATCAACCAGCCAAGCACGGGTTGGCTGAGATACGCAAGACAGGCGCGAATCTGCAAAAAAAATCCCGACGCCTGTCCTCCAGAAGCAGCACTGGACTCTCGGTCGGGTTCGGCAAATAACAAAACCAGCGCAAAAGCCACGCAAGCGGCCAACAAAGACAGGCCATAGGCGACGCGCAAAGCAAAGATAGACACCGCCCCCCCAAGGAGCGCAGCACCTGCTGAAGCAATAAAAACATTCCGCGTAATGCGCGCTTCGCGCTGGGGATAGGCGTCTTCTCTATCCAAACATTTGAGCAAATCGTAGTGAAACGACGTATCCGTGCCAGACCGAAAGGCCATGCTTGCAGCCAGCCCAATTTGCGCCAGCACAAAAATACCAAAAGACCCACCCAAAAAAAACAGAGCATACGCAAAGATCGCTGAAACAGCAGAAATCAGAAGGGTCAGACGACGCCCCAGAGTATCGGACAAATACCCGGAGGGCACTTCCAGAATAACAACGGCAACATAATAAATGGCTTCGAGACGCAGCACCTGCTCAATGGGCATGTGCTGGTTAAAATAGAGAAAAAAGACGGGCAACCAGAAATACGCCTGCGTTAAGGGGGCATAAATCGGATACAATCGAACGCTGCGAGTGAGTTCAGAATGTGACATCGTCAATTGTCAAAAGCCATCCGCTCTGCGGATGGTCGTTTACTCATGCCTGAAACTGACCATAGCGCGGTTCACCGTTCTGAACGTTTGAAAAGCCGAAGCCAGAGACGTAACCATGAGAATGCTCTCGATTCTTCTGGTAATACCCACCAGACGCAAATCGCCACCTGCAGCCTTAACTGTCGCCAGAGATGCGGTGAGAACCCCGAGCATTGCACTGCCAAACCACCTGACAGCAGAAAAATCGACAATCACGCGATTGGTGCCACTTGCAACGAGTTGCTTGATGTGGTCGTGAAACGGCATAACATCAGGACCGTCCATCAGTTCACCTGTAAGGGTAATAATCGCGATATCGTCTTTGATTTCTTCCCTTAGGTTCATAGCTACTTCCTTTGTTAAATGAGATTGGATATTCTTTGAATGCGATAACATAAGCCTCTTGCACCGATTTTACAACTATTTCTTAATCTACAAAAGGGACTGGCATGGAATTTGCAAGAGTGGAATACAACAAAAAACGGGACACTTGAATCTGGTCCTGTTTTTGCTTTTTAAGTCATCGGATCTCGTTTGAGCAAAGGCAGGGGATTGGGTGTGACGAGCACACCGCCATTTTCATAGGATTCAATCGCCGCCCATGTGTATTCGAGGGCAGCGAGCGCATCGTGACCCGAAGCGCGGAGTTCTTCCCTGGGCACACCATTGGTGACATCCTCGAGAAAAGCGTGGATGCGATTGGGAAAAGTGGAGCCAAAGTCAGTAATCCCCGTATCATCCACAATGGGATCGGGCGCGGCACCGTGCGACATATTCTCCGGCATAGGCGCTGTGCCGGGCGCGGGCCAGAAAGTAATTTTTTCAACGCAATTCTCAATACAAAAAGTCCCGAGCGTACCCGCCACTTCAACGCTCCACCAGCCGCCCAGAC
Proteins encoded in this window:
- a CDS encoding hydroxyacid dehydrogenase; amino-acid sequence: MPKVLLASNKRVRDSYFPPAELARLETFATWDWFECEGGNIYEAHRDPGIIAGLIDCIGDVDAVVVCSGCPKIDAEVMDSAPNLKLVGELEGDRFAARIDLDAAWERGIRTVDTTQGSSYPVAEWALALILIALRNAGAAFRRIIAGDTIGAKNRDMRGMLTDKRVGLIGCGHMGRRLISFLRPFNTDIWVYDPYLSRDIAEIVGFTQTSMDKIFSECDVIVCVAPLTPRTRGMIGKRELDLIQPGSAFVNVSRGAIVDSYALIERLKRGDITAGLEVFDPEPIPPDSEIIHLPNVFLSPHFSGHTGDDYPHFFK
- the lepB gene encoding signal peptidase I; translation: MKTQERKWWLAILLGLPFPGLGQIYNGQLKKGILFYVLYSGGVFLSIFIIIGGLAIAPLNLGIAMLCFLVIYFYIAWDAFKTAKKSTRYFQRKRCNHWLVYLVAIVVILFVSEIVMKPFLRTCVLKTFSIPSMAMADTFLSGDYIFASMSAYGIRIPFVRDRVIGVDRPDPGDLVIFKFPKDSKRAFIKRCIAIEGQVVKIEDKGVYVDGRRFEDAEGVKYEDLRVWNKQNSPRDNFGPYTVPDGHFFVLGDNRDDSYDSRFWGAVPIENLLGKAIQIYFSEDEESGKIRWLRIGQIPN
- a CDS encoding sulfatase-like hydrolase/transferase; protein product: MMNAFLRKPNLLFIFTDQQRADTMRCYGNDHIDTPHLNALADKSFVFENAYVSQPVCSPSRATMLCGLYPHTARVPACNVPLPRDVQTIAELVSSDYRCCYNGKWHLGDEIFPQHGFSEWVGTEDSYRRFFSSSERHAYRSDYHHFLVENGFDPNSESEGQRVFSRHVEASMDEPFTKASFQGDRAAQFINACGDQPFVLAVSYLEPHPPHTGPLNDYYDPSELPVGPTFRQKPPANASLLNRVLSAYYMESEEYGYDLRTDEGWRAVRARYYGNVTLIDRSVGKILAALEESGQADNTIIVFTSDHGEMVGDHGILGKTVLYEESVRVPLLIHVPWLSDQQRVIGGNISHIDLVPTLLDLMGESIPDHLQGESRVSALNGDATLLENDVFIQWNRNDGHPRPGEAEVNPAMSTPWRSVLSADRWKLNLSAHDQCELYDLNTDPCETVNYFDDPKCRDRIKDLTERIRQWQMQTNDRVPLPEV
- a CDS encoding phytanoyl-CoA dioxygenase family protein, with the protein product MSSKREQFARDGFFVFENILDSSLVDRLQRFSDDVLSEQEPEHFEMHRTTGSMVMIDWAMAYQYPVMAELIAHPNALNALKQLGFDEPKFGHGRIISKPPHSPPLFWHEDGRFWDDPVSYTTQPIQCFLMYYLTDTVPQNGCLRVVPGSHLKRHALHDEISPSHTDELRTFANPDDPGFSRVDDEIDVPVKAGDLVMGYGSLLHASHANQTDQRRTVLTMWYYPDFVALPERTQATVALAEGNNSDAVSSSELQALMEPLRISYDGEAEPIEIQWIPGEGLK
- a CDS encoding MFS transporter; protein product: MSHSELTRSVRLYPIYAPLTQAYFWLPVFFLYFNQHMPIEQVLRLEAIYYVAVVILEVPSGYLSDTLGRRLTLLISAVSAIFAYALFFLGGSFGIFVLAQIGLAASMAFRSGTDTSFHYDLLKCLDREDAYPQREARITRNVFIASAGAALLGGAVSIFALRVAYGLSLLAACVAFALVLLFAEPDRESSAASGGQASGFFLQIRACLAYLSQPVLGWLMLFSVFMTVVNHIPYEFYQPYIQLLGAQASTPLLTGLHTALTMGIAAWFAKQSIRLRDHFGTRSALMLSAGVQVVLISLMGFFFHPVVALLLAFRSVPRALMIAPLNAATVPRLQQHHRATYLSIQSLIGRLSFSLCLALLAGVSSAEGPDVALSQTLLHCAVFAIAGCVVLAVLAVVIPRSQWRLTN
- a CDS encoding STAS domain-containing protein — protein: MNLREEIKDDIAIITLTGELMDGPDVMPFHDHIKQLVASGTNRVIVDFSAVRWFGSAMLGVLTASLATVKAAGGDLRLVGITRRIESILMVTSLASAFQTFRTVNRAMVSFRHE